The Lolium rigidum isolate FL_2022 chromosome 2, APGP_CSIRO_Lrig_0.1, whole genome shotgun sequence genomic interval ccgacctcgaagcccttgttgactccgccatccagatggagggcaagctgaaccaagccaatgagaaccgcaaacgtcgcatgatgcaccagagtgggcctagcaatgccccgaagtatcgccccagctcaagcggaggtttcactccaaggaacaacaacaagccccctatgcagaactcgcgccccggttatcagaaccggagtggaggaaactctaggccaggaggccaccccaacaactacaacaacaacaacaacttcaaccgcgctccgcccgcagctcccaacaacaacaacaacaccaacaccgctccaaggaccggaagcaacgccattcctgtcgcaaccaaggacaagtccactatcacttgctatgagtgcggagtggtggggcactactccaacgagtgtcccaagagactcgccaagctcgccggcaacaccgccgcACCTCGCTCGCAAGCAACGCCGCGTTTCcaccggaaagaagttcgcccccaacaaccccaataaccgcaatggccgcctcttccacatgaatgccgaagaagcccagaaGCACCCGTATGTTGTACCGGGTATGTTTCCCGTCAACTCGCACTcgccgagtgttgtttgattccggagcatctcattcttttgtcaccgaagactttgcatcaacaagtaaaattcaacccctcgctttgaaacatgtcatgatagttcaaattcccggatcaaccactaaagccgtaaaattttgtaaaaatgtacccatcgaattcatgaagtagagttctatgccaatttgataattttgggaaccaaaggtttggaagtagtattgggaatggattggatggcgaaacaccatggaatgattgaccgtgccaagaaagccatcaccatgaccaagtaGCACCGGTATCTTAGTGGAACATGTCTCCGAACCGCTACCTAGAAAGTTTACCCGCAACCGGagcgtagccaagccaactcggaTCAAattagggtcgtttgtcgatatcccgatgtgttcccggatggtttacccggtatgcccctgcaccgggatatcgagtttatcatcgagttaattccctgaaccggacctatagcccggagAGCCTACAAGATGAACCCAAGCAGAGCTTGTGGAGCCGAAGAAGCAACCGGATGAACTCGTTAGCCAAAGGTCcgattagaccaagtgcgtcaccttggagatcacctgttctatttgtggataagaaggatggtgccgccgtttatgtacggactatcgtaagcttaacgatgtcaccatcaagaacaaataccctttgccgaagatagaagatttgtttgaccaactgaccggtgccatagttttctcaaagattgacctcaggatcggataccaccaactgaagattcgagcatcggacattcccaaaactgcctttaccaccgtgATATgggttgtacgagtacaatgttatgtcatttggattgaccaatgcccccgcttatttcatgaatctcatgaataaaatcttcatgaactttttggataagtttgttgtcgttttcatcgacgacattctaatctattccaagtctgaggaagagcatgaacaacacctagaagctgtcctagagaccctgagagagcataagctgtatgctaagttcagcaaatgtgagttttggttaaaggaagttggattcctgggacatatcttgtctgcaggaggaattgccgtagaccccgccaagatcaagaccgttgcagaatggaaagccccaaccacccagaccgaggtccgcgcttttcttggattagccggatattaccgcagatttgtagaaggcttctcgagtatcgctcgaccaatgacccaattgttgaagaaggataagaagttcgaatggacggacaaatgtgaagagagttttcaacaactcaagcttagactgaccacagccccaattctcgatcatgccggacatcaccaaaccctttgatgtttatcgcgatgcatccaagattggtctcggatgtgtgcttatgcaagaaggcaaagtgatctctTATTTGTCCCGGCAATCGAAGCAAGCATGAGCAGtaactaccccacccatgacctcgaactcgcagccgtagttttagcactaaaggtgtggcgtcattacctcatgggtaatcgccgcgagatctattcggatcacaagagcccgaagtatatctttacccgtaaggagctgaacatgagacaaagacgatggttagaactgattaaggattatgatatggagatccactaccaccccggcaaggccaatgtggtagcggatgcgttgagtagactgccgtgtcagttgaattcaatgatagcagaagaacaacccagcctgtaccaagagtttgaacaatttagAATGGAACTAGTCAGTGAAGGATTCTTAGCTAGCATGGAGCTACAACCTACCTTGATGGGACAGATCAAagaagctcagaagggaaatgccagcattgacggaatcaagacccagatagtcgcaggaaaagccccatgattcaccgtagatgaagccggagttctttggtacaaaggacgtctccgcgtaccatcggactcggacctgaagcaagtcattctgcaggaagcccatgacaccttatactctattcaccccggaggtaccaagatgtaccaagatttgaaggaacaattttggtggcatggaatgaagagggagatcggaagctacatcgccaagtgtgatatctgtcagcgagtcaaggcgaACATCGCCGACCCGCAGGACTCGTTGCAACCCttgcagattccggaatggaagtgggactcggtaggaatggactttatcacaggtttgcccaaatccaagaAAGGCAACGActctatatgggtagtggtggatagattgaccaaggtagcccatttcatcgccgtcaagaccacctaccaaggaccaaagttagctgagctgtacatctccGTAATAGTCGcccgcacggaaccccgaagtcgatagtgtcgatAGAGGATCACAGCTCACCTCACGGTTCCGGcgtaaagtgcatgaaggactaggaacccgtctcgaatttcagcaccgcctatcacccgcggaCCGATGgacggaccgagagagtcaatcagattttggaggacatgttgagagcatgcgtACCGGAGTACGGgtccaagtgggaagattgcctcgccttacgcagaattctcctacaacaacagctaccaagccagcccgcagatggccccctttgaagctttgtacggaaggaagtgccgtacccccctgaactggtcggaagtaggagaaagccaagtctttggaccagatgttcttcgtgaagccgaggaGAAGGTGCACAAAATCCGAGAGTATCTCAAGACCGCTCAGtcccgacagaagagttatgccgacaagagacgccgagagatgaccttcgagatcggagattttgtctatctcaaggtatcccccctgaaaggaatgcagagatttcagctgaaaggaaagcttgcaccccgatatgttggacccttcaaagttctgagtcgccgaggcgaagtatcctatcaattagagttacctgaagaaatgtcggcggtgcacgacgtatttcacatctcactcctgcgaaagtgcctggaagtccccgagaagacggaagtgttcaagaacatcgatcaccgttcggtagatatcaaccaagacccgacataccgcgaagtgccgattcgcatcttggaagaagcataccgaaccacccgcacccgaagcatcaagtttcgagGATacaagtggagcaaccataccgaagatgaagccacttgggagcgagaggaagatatgaagaaggagtacccagatctctttagtacctaatttctttaagatctcgggacgagatcttttgtaagggggaagggtttgtaacatcccaaaatttcaaataaaggaagaagaacaatttcaattatccaaaattgagaaccaacaaaaacttttacttgcatatagtaccctcgcataggacttgtgcattttgagtgctatgccatgatgtttgttactttgtgtttgtgatgaactctaaaaccctagaatgatcaagtgatcatcataaattaaatacctcaaaaagagaaagaaatcaaatatcacaaaaaccctaaaaaccctaacataaggtctatgtcatttttggtaaatctgatcttagacccatttgatcttcaccaataattgtgttatgatattaaagaaggaatacaactttgagaatcaaagatttacttttcaaaccattttcaaaattgaaaacatgatcacatatgatcatggtcatttctgacttttatagtctggtacctactttgaacctatctatttcaatttttccaaaccaaacaaatccaactcttggcatgtcatccaagtactcaacaaggtgaacaacttctgtaaagatcaccatatcaaattcatcatggatcaagagatagaagcatgccaagatgagactttgaaacatatgtaacaatctccaattttgaaatgtgatcaaaccaggccatcacttgctcaccacttgacctagcattGACCACAAGACCCTCCTACACCAAATCCATGCCTTGGAACCCCCggacacgaccaaacatggcctagccatggccatgccggccacgtcgcccacgacacgcctccctctcgtttctcttcaccatcgccacggccaccatgtccaacgcgtcgcccatgatcccgtgagatcgcccgtacccgccgttggtcgaggagacgccgacaagccccggacgacgcgcgcccagacgCCCtgtgtacgccgccaacggcatggcgacgtcacccagtgcacggacacgtccacgcggcgctcgccagatctcgccgtacccgaccatatccgcgcgccgtagtacctctctcgccacgcggagctcgccggacacgctcacgtcacccctagcgtctaccgccgccggagaggaagcttccttccgccacggccgcggcagcacacggacgcgcccgaccgtcgtacgcccccatttgccgcgccgttgacgctcgcagcaccgccttgacgtggtgaacacgaccccgtcgtcgcttagccccctagctcaccggagacgccgctCCTCGGTCGACTTGCCGcaagcacccacggcacccctcacgccctataaaaggagacctcccttgatgatccaagcacaccaccagcttccctcttcttcctcgacctccccaaagacctcgccatgatcgattagccaccgccgccgcccaatcgacgcctcaccgccgcggaagccccgcaagcaatcgccggagaaggaggccgccccgacgacgccgccgctacAGTgccgcttcgccgtcgtccacaacctcgtcgagcacattgcccaaccctagccggagccacggtgagcctccgaccccctaccgccgccgtgccgttgaacccatctcgccggagacgacgatggcccagggccgtccgatctcattctaatccaacgatccactttaaaacataccgtttcggcttttatgagtcgctgacgggtggagcccattgtcaggcggcccgcgcgtgcacaaatgcgtggtgggctggccttgggctgtttttaaacgtttcggcccacttagctttcccgcgtagcccagtaactcaaattcgatttatccaaatacatttaatttcaatactggttccaacttagaaattcaatagattgaaattggctaaaccaaatttgatgaactttatgttgttggaaagctaagaaaaagatctaaccaatgccactggccccatggtcagattcttggtggaacaaatgtgataaaaataacaagacagggacttttacttattcaaataattattaaaaatcaaccaaaatagatattaagttaattccaactctagtagctcacatttgacttacactaattgtttctgcaagaaaatggtgtggtcactttgcatgatcatgccctagtttaattaatggatcatttgactagtttaactagttgatattatccaaaactattaaagtaaaccttgtgaagttgtatacttcatttaaacttgtctcacataaattcatgggatgtttggacccctggtttcaaactctcttatatgaattacttgagatttaaatcaaatgtagtgttatttaaatagtatgaggggtctacctcatttaaatcattttcttcaataatgatgatgaatggttgacttgggtcaacatagcattcatgtattgctattgagaaattaaatcttaagaagattcaatgagaggaaattatttcccaaaCACCATATGAACCTTACTtctcacatatgaataagaggaaatcTTTTTCCTCAAATCACCCACCAatacacttacttattttatgtgtgtgcttagtatagtttgtgtgaagtaatgatgtgtttagattagcctttgagcttgtttggtgattatacttcgtattctaaatttagacgctagcaccggagattaccaagaggaaggagaattctaccttgaagaagaaggagaaaacctagagaactaccaaggcaagataatactcttgcaaagtgcaaagctcaccttgagcaaggcaccatgattcttactttTCTTATACAAgtctatcttatgtgtacaccatacaagttctacttgttgtgtttccaaggatgaactaaaattggatagagaacaagattactagataagaagagatagcaaagcaaagtagcacccctcatgattagtgctagtgctaaaatactaaaatttgactatattagatgggagcatgtgaatggttgattttgaaaccttggaatgatgaagcattccattgaagagtttgaagttgaaggtgaacaagagaagatggtgatttttgataaaaacccgatattggtttgaatgcgatacctttccaatttttgagtacccccacaatacctgattatgggtagggcttaaccggaagtttatagattttagtatgagttccctccgaacacacatcataggggttatgccgaggctgcctccgttgttgagaaaggatgtgaattgagatgaaattgtacggccaagcctccgtGCAGCTCCCGTGTTAACAGCTtggtttccaccgggaggccaagctcatggggagaggtgctcatactaggatgtgtaagtgaaaggttatggttgatgatccgcgtatcgtgttacggtgactcggagttattccgacggatgaaatcaaatgttgtggcacaagtgtgcaacctctcgcagagtgtaaacctattcgaatagccgtgtccacggctacggacggttggaaaggccatacagcttCCGGTGTCGATTTTcgaaagctttagtaaatatgaatggtgacttggtgactctttgggcttgaaccaatgatgtgggaatgacactaatgttcccacttaaggtagttagtacatgatccaagcttgtgaactaaaatttggcttatgcaagttaaattagagTTTAGTTCCTTTaatgggcattttacaatagtattagtttgcaagtacttgaagtacttacggctttgtccccggctattcaaatggccggagtacgaggaggaacagaactatcatgaggatgaccagcaggacgcctacgacaactaggggtttctgacgtcaactgttggcctgtggactagagagtcccgttactattacgcttccgctatgtatgaacttatggatgttgttgattgtgagatcaactatttgtgtaatatgaatcatgtgattcaagattgtaagacattatggcttgtaataaataatgactgtgatattcgactattatgcctcgcaacaacattatcctgggattgcgatgaatgacataataggcatctggacttaaaaatccgggtgttgacaattttCCGCTTTTAAATCTAACTGGTCTATAAGAAGGATCAGCCGCTATTTCTCCTTTCTTTACACACCACTGAGTTTTTTTGCCCGCCCCTCTCAAGTACTATTGTAGATGAGGCgtcttatttttccatttttGGACAGGAGTTCTACTGGACTGAATACTATTCCATTCCGTTTTAACTAACTCAAAGAAGCCCTCTTGACGCATCCAAGATAGGTCAAAAGAGAAATTATTTTTATTAACCAAGTGAGCGGGATCTCTAGAGTCAAGGAGAAGAGGTGTATGATCGGACCCTTATCGGGTCAGTGCACACACCGAGACAAGCAGAAATTTTTGTTCACATTCAACATTAGATAAAACACGTCCTAGCTTTTTACAAGTGGGTGTTTCTCTACAATTAGCCTAAGTAAATTGTCTACCGGAGAGTACTAATTCCCTAAGCTCAAGACTTAAGATGATTGTGTTAAACAAAATAGCCATCGAGCATTGAAGTTATCATTAGTCTTCTTTTCTTGCCGCTGTATGATGTTAAAATCTCCCTAGAGTCTCGGCATCACAAATACAAACAATCTCCGCTAAGAAGTTGGGCTTAAGTATCTTGTGCGGCCCCACACACACCAACAAGAATCCATTCAAACTCATCAATCTTATTCTTGGATTGAGGTAGTTTCCATGTTAATACCAACTAAAATTCCGCCAGATCATTCATGAGGAGGTAGAAAATACCACATGTAGACTATCCTCTGGATAAATGACGAAGAAAAGGAGCTTTTTTAAAAGATTAGACCTCCATGTTTCCATGAAAACTATGAAGTCCAATTTATGCTCCCTAATAGTCTCATGTACGAAAGAATGGTTTGCTGCATCACAAAACCCGTCACTATTCCACCACATATCTTTCATTTCTTATGTTTTCTTAGCTTAATAATTCTAGCACTACGATGCACTACGATTTAGCTAGTCAAACGAGTACctacgagaggaggagagaggtgaTTCCGGAGGCGGCTGTAAATATTCATCTAGGTTTTCTTCTCCCTCACCAGTGAAGCTGCCGGTTACCGTCGCATTCGGTGACCTTGGGACCTTAGAGGCATGGAGGACCACGGCCTCTCGCTGGCCATGTCATTGGTTAGCTCCGCCTCCGGTGTCCTTGGGGCGTTGGAGGCATGGTGGACCACAGCCTATCACTGGCAAAAGGTTTTAGTTTTTTATTTAGGTTATATTCTAGTGTCTTCTTCtgcagtcagaataaggtccaccCTAGTCTATCTTCGCTCCGATGATGTGTCTAGCGTTGGCAGAGGGCGTGTGGGTCGGATTTCGTGTTCGTTTGTATGGTTTCAAATACGACTCTTCTGATCTACGAGTCTCATCTTTGAGGATGATTGTTGATGTGATGCGTCCTTTGGAGCCTTAACACAATAATTTTTTGTTTGTCTACtataacaagctctactacgagaaGTTTTgctcggctccggtgatggagggaagAGAACGGCGGTGCACCTTCGGTTCGTGCCTATTTTAttcgtaatttttattactttttggtTCTTTGTACTATATAGATGATTATCAATACAATTGCTCGATTTTTTTCAATAAAAAAAACAAACGCGTACCACTACAACATCAGCAGGAAACAGCAGCACCGCCGCAACAGCAACTAGTCCGCAGCAAAACCACCacatccccattttccaactcaatGCATATCTATTTTGATCGCCTACAACTCTGTAATCCACAGAAACATGGAAACCTGACTGAAGTGACGTGTACAACTCGTGATCCCAAACTTGGGCGGCACCGCGGGTTCGGCTCACAACTTGCCCCGTGTTCACGTGCCCCCTAGTTACTCCGGGGCTCCAATGTGTGATCGTCGGAAGAGCGACCTGAACGCCATTCCGACCGTCTCCGTGCGTGCATTGGAGGAGAGGCATCAGTGCATCACCACTGGTACTTGGCCTTGACGAGGACGTTCTCGTAGAGCTCGGCGGCGTGGTCCCAGCTGAGGTCCTGCGACATGCCGCGGGCCTGCAGTCCCCTCCAGCTCTCCTTGTAGTTCCAGTACGTGTTCAGGCAGTGCCCCAGCGCGTCGATCATCCTGCCGGCGTCCGCCCGATCGAACGTCCACCCGAGCCCGGCGTTGCCGAACGGGTCGAACGGCGCCACCGTGTCCCGGAGCCCGCCGACGGCGTGCACCACGGGGACGGTCCCGTACGCCATCGCGTACAGCTGGTTCAGCCCGCACGGCTCGAACAGCGACGGCATCAGCAGGATGTCGGCGCCCGCCGTGATCCGGTGCGCCATCTGCACCGAGAACCCCACCCACCCGCGCACCTTGTCCCGGTGCTCGCCCTCGAACCGCCGCAGCATGTCCTCCAGGTCCGCCCGCCCCGTGCCCAGCATCACCAGCTGCACGTCCTGCTGCGCGATCCACGGCATCGCCTCCGCGATGAGGTCCACGCCCTTCTGCCGGTCCAGGCGCCCGATGAACCCGATAACCGGCACGTCGTCGCGCACCTGCAGGCCCAGCTGCCGCTGCAGCGCCTCCTTGCACTGCCGCTTGCCCGTGTCCAGCGTCTCCAGGGTGTAGTTGGTGTAGTCGTCTGAGTGCAGGTGCAGGTCCACCTTGGGGTTCCACTCGGCCGTGTCGATGCCGTTCACGATGCCGTCCAGCTTCCAGTCGTTCTGGTTGATTATGTCGTGTAGGCCCCAGCCGCCCTCGATCGTCTTCAGCTCCCACATGTAGCCGTGACTGACGGTGACCACCCGGTCTGCCATCTTCAGGCCGGCAGCGAACACGTTGCTATGCTCGCCGCCGGCGGGGTCATACAGTTTGAAGTGATCGATGTAGTGCTCGGGCAAGTCCATGTTGAAGAAGTCCTCTACAGGGCCGCGTCCCTGCAAAGGCATACATTTGGTGCTTATCAAGGTTTGGACAAATATTTCCCTCAAAATAAAGGTTTGGACGGCTAAACGTGATCAATGCAATATCACGGAATGGATCAATGCCTGGGGTATATCGTTGTTGGTTAACTTTAAAGAAGCAATATTAGTCGCCAATAAATTTTCATTGAGATTTGTGGTACTCCTAAATTGGAGGAATGAATAGTGAGCAGATGACTAAACTCTCAGTGTTGATTGGTTGTTACGGCTAAAAATCATGTAAAGTAACCACCAACTGAACGGTGGTACTAGCTGGTTTCAGACTAAAAGGTACACTAATTGCTCAACTGAATTCAGAATTGAAGCTCAAACCTGATGAGCGATGTTATGTATCACGAGAACAGAGCGGGTATATTGCATCAAGCCATTGTCTCGGTAATACGCCTTCAGATATACTGGTAGAAGTGCAGTATGCCAATCATTTGCAATGAAGACTAAGTTGCCATCACCATAGACAGTACCACCGCATGGGGCGTACCAAGGAACCTGAAATGTGTGGTTGGGTGAACATTGTTATGCATTTGCAATGTGCAGAGTTAATATGAGAGCATGAAGGCAATTCATCTACCCTGGAATAACTAAAAGGACAGCTTGAGCTGTCCCTGTGTTTgggcctgtttgtttgggctgtggcTGGCTGGCTGTGCAGGAAAGCTGCTGTGCAGCGAAAGCTGCTGTGTAGGAAAAGCTGCTGTTCCGAGTTTCAATGTTTGGCTAACTTGCTGGCTGTTTAGCTGCATGATGAGGAATTGTCTAAAATACCCTAGAATTTCGAGAACATATATAATTTCTAACTTAAGTGTATAATTGATCGAATATAGCTTTTTCCTGATCAAATTGATTAAAGTATACATTTCCTAGAGATTAATTGGATCCACAATAAATAACGATTGTTATCTCCCATAGCAGATGATTGTTTCTACAATAAATATGGGTGAA includes:
- the LOC124693119 gene encoding soluble starch synthase 2-2, chloroplastic/amyloplastic-like, whose product is MSGAIASSSAAFFLLPSPSSSPRRRWSTVSSALRSYGAAGASLHWAPRGFSRDGTAPCAAAASSPAAGGEEGAAKAAGQRSKFKIAENEDATSQKPMASITEQNGAAGRKSEVDPSGPVSRAELGGNVQVSESASAASGYWKDVVVGVGEQVGANVDTGGNSQVVSSSDDSDNMRSPPLAGPNVMNVIVVASECAPFCKTGGLGDVVGALPKALARRGHRVMVVIPKYGDYAEARDLGVRKRYKVAGQDSEVTYFHSYIDGVDFVFLEAPPFRHRHNDIYGGERPDVLKRMILFCKAAVEVPWYAPCGGTVYGDGNLVFIANDWHTALLPVYLKAYYRDNGLMQYTRSVLVIHNIAHQGRGPVEDFFNMDLPEHYIDHFKLYDPAGGEHSNVFAAGLKMADRVVTVSHGYMWELKTIEGGWGLHDIINQNDWKLDGIVNGIDTAEWNPKVDLHLHSDDYTNYTLETLDTGKRQCKEALQRQLGLQVRDDVPVIGFIGRLDRQKGVDLIAEAMPWIAQQDVQLVMLGTGRADLEDMLRRFEGEHRDKVRGWVGFSVQMAHRITAGADILLMPSLFEPCGLNQLYAMAYGTVPVVHAVGGLRDTVAPFDPFGNAGLGWTFDRADAGRMIDALGHCLNTYWNYKESWRGLQARGMSQDLSWDHAAELYENVLVKAKYQW